The Halotia branconii CENA392 region AACCAATTAACCAATGTTTAGAACGTCCGAAAGATCAGCATGATTTATTACTTTATCTACCCGATGAATTAATAGTTGTTGACTACTATCAACAACGGGCATTTTGTCTACGATATGAATTTGAAACAGAGTATGGCAGTACTAATAATTTACCTAGAACAGGTGAATCGATAGATTATCGCGGTAAACATTTAGTTCCGAGCAAAACTGCTGATCACGAAGTAGGCGAGTATGCCAAACAGCAAGTTGAAACTGCTCTCGATTATTTCCGTCGAGGAGATTTATTTGAAGTAGTTCCGAGTCAAAGTTTTTTTGCAGCTTGTGAAGAAGAACCCAGCAAATTATTTGAAACTTTAAAACAAATTAATCCTAGCCCTTATGGATTTATTTTTAACTTAGGTGGAGAATACCTCATTGGTGCATCGCCAGAAATGTTTGTGCGAGTTGAGGGTAAACGTGTAGAAACTTGTCCGATAAGTGGCACCATAATTCGTGGACAAGATGCCATTGATGATGCTGTGCAGATTCGTCAGTTACTCAATTCACACAAAGATGAAGCTGAGTTGACTATGTGTACAGACGTTGATCGCAATGATAAATCTCGGATTTGTGAACCAGGTTCAGTACAAGTAATTGGTCGTCGCCAAATCGAATTATACAGTCATTTGATCCATACAGTAGATCATGTCGAAGGTATATTGCGATCGCAATTTGACGCTTTAGACGCGTTTCTCAGTCATACTTGGGCAGTGACAGTTACTGGCGCACCAAAAAGAGCTGCTATAGAATTTATCGAACAGCACGAACGTAGCGCCCGACGGTGGTATGGTGGAGCAGTTGGCTATTTAAACTTCAACGGCAACTTAAATACTGGCTTAATCTTGCGGACAATTCGTTTAAAAGATGCGATCGCCGAAGTACGAGTTGGTGCTACAGTCCTTTATGATTCCATACCCCAAGCCGAAGAACAAGAAACTATTACCAAAGCTGCGGCTTTATTTGAGACGATTCGTCGTGTGAAGCAGACAGGTGAGAAAACAGGCGATCGCACTCCTATACAATTGAGTCAAAGTGTACCCAATGTAGAATCTGGTAAACGTGTCTTACTAATAGATCACGAAGATTCTTTTGTACATACACTAGCCAACTACATCCGCCAAACAGGTGCAAGTGTCAAAACCTTACGTCATGGCTTCTGCGAGTCACTGTTCGATACAGAACGCCCCGATTTAGTTGTCTTATCTCCTGGCCCTGGTAGACCGAGTGATTTTCGAGTTCCAGAGATGGTTCACGCTTGTATCCGTCGCCAAATTCCCATTTTCGGAGTTTGTTTAGGACTGCAAGGCATCGTCGAGGCCTTCGGCGGACAACTTGGAGTTCTCAATTATCCCCAACATGGTAAATCATCG contains the following coding sequences:
- a CDS encoding anthranilate synthase, which translates into the protein MIVNSHSYTTLGGVHVSRSTTEVKMETALEEILFYLNSQRGGLLNSSYEYPGRYKRWAIGFVNPPLELTTRENTFTLTALNDRGQILLPLLLNKLSQSPQIEDVNQNQSCITGLIKSSQKFFAEEERSQQPSAFTVVREILHIFSSHEDERLGLYGAFGYDLVFQFEPINQCLERPKDQHDLLLYLPDELIVVDYYQQRAFCLRYEFETEYGSTNNLPRTGESIDYRGKHLVPSKTADHEVGEYAKQQVETALDYFRRGDLFEVVPSQSFFAACEEEPSKLFETLKQINPSPYGFIFNLGGEYLIGASPEMFVRVEGKRVETCPISGTIIRGQDAIDDAVQIRQLLNSHKDEAELTMCTDVDRNDKSRICEPGSVQVIGRRQIELYSHLIHTVDHVEGILRSQFDALDAFLSHTWAVTVTGAPKRAAIEFIEQHERSARRWYGGAVGYLNFNGNLNTGLILRTIRLKDAIAEVRVGATVLYDSIPQAEEQETITKAAALFETIRRVKQTGEKTGDRTPIQLSQSVPNVESGKRVLLIDHEDSFVHTLANYIRQTGASVKTLRHGFCESLFDTERPDLVVLSPGPGRPSDFRVPEMVHACIRRQIPIFGVCLGLQGIVEAFGGQLGVLNYPQHGKSSRIFVTDSDSVLFQGLPESFTVGRYHSLFAIAQQLPRELNITAISNDDVIMAIEHQTLPIAAVQFHPESIMTLSGKVGLAMIQNVVSKYTLSKELLGMGHLY